CTGGACCCGCGGCGCGGGAGTAGGACCCTCGTTCCAGAGCGTGCCCGAGCCCGCGGTCGCCGACCTCGAGGCTCGGCTCGGGCATGGCTTCCGTGATCCCGAGCTCCTCGTGCGCGCCCTCACGCACGGCTCGTACGCCCACGAGCACCCCCCGGCGGCCCACAACGAGACGCTCGCCTTCCTGGGTGATGCCGTCCTCGGCTTGGTGGTGGCGGAGATGCTGGCCGCGCGGTCGCCGGCCGACGGTCCCGGAGTCCTGACTCAGCAGCGGGCGGCGCTCGTGTCGGCCGCCAACCTCGCGACGTGGGCGATCCGGCTCGACCTGCCCGCGCAGCTCAGGCTCGGCCGCGGCGAGGACCAGGGCGGAGGGCGCTACAAGGAGTCGATCCTGGCCAGTGCCCTCGAGGCGGTGGTGGGCGCCGTGTATCTCGACGGCGGCCTGCACCCGGCGCGCACCTTGGTCGCGCGACTGGCGGGGTCGTAGCGTGTCGCGCCGGGCGAGTCCTGCGGGTGGGGACGTTGTGACGCTCCGCGCGCCGTGTTAGGGTGAGCCAGAGGCAATCCCCTCGTGCGACTCTGGCCGCGCCGCCGTCCGCCTGAGCCTCCCGCCCGGTGGGAAGACCTGCTCCCGATGGAGTTCTTCCTGCGGGGGCAGGTCGATGACGTCCTGGCGGTCGAGCAGCGCCAGATCTGGGGGCACTCGGTCGCGTTCGGCGGCCGGCTCCGGGTGGCTCCGGGCTCCGCGCTCGCCTCTCTCGAAGCGCGGCTCGGACCCCAGGGGTACACGCCGTTCCTCCGCGAAGAGCGCGGCACGACCTGGATCTACGCGCTGCCGCGCGCGGAAGTGACCGCCCGTCCCAATCCCCTGGTGAACCTGGCCCTGTTCCTCGGTACCGTGCTCACGACCTTGCTCGCCGGCGCGCTGTCTTTCGGCAACGTCCCGCTCGCCGACCTCATGCTGAGCCCGACCCGGCTCCTTGCGGGGCTCCCCTTCTCGGCCTCACTTCTCGCGATCCTGGTCGTTCACGAGTTCGGACACTACACCGTGGGACGCCATCACGGGATGCCGATCACCCTGCCATACTTCATCCCCGTGCCCCCGCCCTTCCTGGTGGGGACACTGGGAGCCTTCATCCGGCTCCGGGGCCCCGTCCGGGATCGCCGGTCCCTCTTCGACATGGCCGTGGCGGGACCGCTGGCCGGGCTGGTGGTGGCGGTGCCCCTCTACGCAATCGGCCTCCAGCTCTCGTCGGTGGCCCGGCTGCCGGCCGGGGATGCCGGTCAGGGGCACTATCTCCAGTTCGGCGACGCGGTCCTTCCCAAGCTGATCGAATGGCTGGTGCTGGGTCCGCTCCCGCCCGGCCACGACGTCCTCCTCCACCCGATCGGCGTGGCCGCCTGGTTCGGCTTCTTCGTCACGGTGCTGAACCTGATGCCGGCCGGCCAGCTGGACGGGGGCCACCTCGTGTACGCGCTGTTCGGGCGGTGGCACGGCGCGATCTCGAAGGCGGCGGTCGGAGGGCTGCTCGTGCTGGGGATCGTCGTCGGCAGCCCGACCTGGCTCATCTGGCCCGCCCTGATCGTCGTCCTCATGGGCTTTCACCACGGCCCCCCCATGGACGACATCACCCCGCTGGACGGAAAGCGCCGGGCGCTCGGAGTCTTCGCGCTCGCCCTTCTCTTCGTGCTCCTCCCGCCGGTTCCGCTGGCGGTCCGGTAGCGTGCGCCGCGCGGAGTGCGCTAGGATGGCAGGCGTGTCGGCGACGAGCGTCGTCGCCACTCGCTGACCCGAGGAGAGGAGGCTTCCGTGCGTGTCGCGCTGGTACAGATGAACAGTCAGGACGACAAGGCCGCGAACCTCGAGCGGGCCGAGGGGCTGATCGCGCAGGCGGCCGCCTGGGGGCCGGACCTCGTCGTTCTCCCGGAGCTCTGGACGTACCTCGGCCCGCGCAAGCGCCATGCCGAGGTGGCCGAGGCGATCCCCGGGGAGACCTCCGAGTTTCTGGGGCGGCTGGCGACCCGGTATCGCTTCTGGCTGGTGGGTGGGTCGTATCTGGAGGCCGTCGCCGGCCGCGAGCGCTTCTTCAACACGAGCCTCGCCTTCAGCCCCGACGGGGACGTCGTCGCGCGCTACCGGAAGCTCCACCTGTTCGACGTGGAGGTCGACGAGAAGGTCTATCAGGAGTCGGCCACCATGGCGCCCGGAGACGAGGTCGTCGTGGCCCCGCTCGGCCGGGTCACGGTGGGCCTCAGCATCTGCTACGACCTGCGCTTTCCGGAGCTCTACCGGCGGCTGGTCGCGCAGGGGGCGCGGCTCATCACCGTCCCCTCGGCCTTCACGATGGAGACCGGCAAGGACCACTGGGAAGTGCTGCTCCGCGCGCGGGCGATCGAGAATCAGGCCTTCGTGCTGGCGGCCGCTCAGTGTGGATCGCACCCACCGGCCGCGTCCTGTTACGGCAACGCGATGGTCGTGGATCCGTGGGGCGTGGTCCTGGCGCGGGCCGGCTACCGGGAGGGCGTCGTGGTCGCCGACCTCGACTTCGGCGAGCAGGAGCGGATCCGCCAGACGCTGCCCGCCTTCCGCCACCGGCGGGAGGATCTGTTCAACTTCTGACCGAGGCGCCTCGCCGGCCGGGGGGCGGTCCCACCCGGTCGAAGACGTCCGGAACGTCCTTGGGAGGGGGCATGGGCGGCAACCTCGACCCGAAGGAGCTCGAGGCGCTCGTCCGGCGGGACGAAATCGACACGGTCCTCACGGTCTTCCCCGATACGCAAGGCCGGCTCATGGGGAAGCGCGTCGTCGGCCGCTACTTCCTCGACCACGTGAGCGGGGACGGCGTCCATGCCTGCGCCTACCTCCTCACGGTGGACGTCGACATGGAGCCCTTGCCCGGCTACAAGTTCGCCTCCTGGGCCACGGGCTACCAGGACATGAAGGCCGTGCCCGACCTCTCGACCCTGCGGCGCATCCCGTGGCTGCCGAAGACGGCCCTCGTGTTCTGCGACCTCTATACCGAGGAGGGCGAGCCGATCGAGGTCAGCCCGCGGTGGATCCTCAAGCGTCAGCTCGAGCGCGCCCGGAAGTCGGGCTACCGGGTCATGGTCGGCTCCGAGCTCGAGCTCTACATCTTCAAAGAGTCCTTCGCGGAGGCGCGCGCCAGGCGGTACCACGACCTCACGCCGGTCTCCCAGTATCTCGAGGACTACCACATCCTGCAGACGACGAAGGAGGAAGGTCTGGTCCGGACGATCCGGAACGGGATGGAGGGGGCGGCGGTCCCCGTGGAGTTCTCGAAGGGGGAATGGGGGTGCGGCCAGGAAGAGATCAACCTGCGGTATGCCGAGGCGCTCGAGATGGCCGACCGGCACAGCCTCTACAAGCACGGCGTCAAGGAAATCGCCCACGCCCAGGGCCTGTCGGTCACCTTCATGGCCAAGTACGACATGGGGGCGGCCGGTTCGTCCTTCCACCTCCACTCGAGCCTCTGGGACGTGGCCGCCAAGCGCAACCTCTTCCACGACCGGGGCAAGCGGACGGGTTCGGTGTTGTTCGGCCACTGGCTGGCCGGACAGATGGCGATGGCGCGGGAGTTCGCGTACTTCTACGCGCCCTACGTCAACTCCTACAAGCGCTATCAAGCGGGCTCCTTCGCGCCGACCCGCATCGTCGCCGGGTGGGACAACCGGACGTGCGGGTTCCGGCTGTGCGGCGAGGGGCCGGGCTTCCGGGTGGAGAACCGCATCCCCGGCGCCGACGCCAACCCATACCTCGCCTTCGCGGCGACCATCGCGGCCGGTCTGCACGGGATGGCCAAGAAGCTCAAGGCTCCGGCCATGTACGAGGGAAACGCCTACGAGGACGCGAGCCTGCCGCAGGTTCCCAAGACGCTCCGGGAGGCGATCGAGGAGCTTCAGGGCTCTCGGCTCGCGCGAGAGGCGTTCGGGCATGATGTGGTGGAGCACTACCTCCACAGCGCCCGCCT
The genomic region above belongs to Candidatus Methylomirabilota bacterium and contains:
- a CDS encoding ribonuclease III domain-containing protein, with translation MPEPAVADLEARLGHGFRDPELLVRALTHGSYAHEHPPAAHNETLAFLGDAVLGLVVAEMLAARSPADGPGVLTQQRAALVSAANLATWAIRLDLPAQLRLGRGEDQGGGRYKESILASALEAVVGAVYLDGGLHPARTLVARLAGS
- a CDS encoding site-2 protease family protein, translating into MEFFLRGQVDDVLAVEQRQIWGHSVAFGGRLRVAPGSALASLEARLGPQGYTPFLREERGTTWIYALPRAEVTARPNPLVNLALFLGTVLTTLLAGALSFGNVPLADLMLSPTRLLAGLPFSASLLAILVVHEFGHYTVGRHHGMPITLPYFIPVPPPFLVGTLGAFIRLRGPVRDRRSLFDMAVAGPLAGLVVAVPLYAIGLQLSSVARLPAGDAGQGHYLQFGDAVLPKLIEWLVLGPLPPGHDVLLHPIGVAAWFGFFVTVLNLMPAGQLDGGHLVYALFGRWHGAISKAAVGGLLVLGIVVGSPTWLIWPALIVVLMGFHHGPPMDDITPLDGKRRALGVFALALLFVLLPPVPLAVR
- a CDS encoding carbon-nitrogen hydrolase family protein, whose amino-acid sequence is MRVALVQMNSQDDKAANLERAEGLIAQAAAWGPDLVVLPELWTYLGPRKRHAEVAEAIPGETSEFLGRLATRYRFWLVGGSYLEAVAGRERFFNTSLAFSPDGDVVARYRKLHLFDVEVDEKVYQESATMAPGDEVVVAPLGRVTVGLSICYDLRFPELYRRLVAQGARLITVPSAFTMETGKDHWEVLLRARAIENQAFVLAAAQCGSHPPAASCYGNAMVVDPWGVVLARAGYREGVVVADLDFGEQERIRQTLPAFRHRREDLFNF
- a CDS encoding glutamine synthetase family protein, translating into MGGNLDPKELEALVRRDEIDTVLTVFPDTQGRLMGKRVVGRYFLDHVSGDGVHACAYLLTVDVDMEPLPGYKFASWATGYQDMKAVPDLSTLRRIPWLPKTALVFCDLYTEEGEPIEVSPRWILKRQLERARKSGYRVMVGSELELYIFKESFAEARARRYHDLTPVSQYLEDYHILQTTKEEGLVRTIRNGMEGAAVPVEFSKGEWGCGQEEINLRYAEALEMADRHSLYKHGVKEIAHAQGLSVTFMAKYDMGAAGSSFHLHSSLWDVAAKRNLFHDRGKRTGSVLFGHWLAGQMAMAREFAYFYAPYVNSYKRYQAGSFAPTRIVAGWDNRTCGFRLCGEGPGFRVENRIPGADANPYLAFAATIAAGLHGMAKKLKAPAMYEGNAYEDASLPQVPKTLREAIEELQGSRLAREAFGHDVVEHYLHSARLEQQAFDQAVTCWELTRNFERI